CCAAGAGCTTCCGCGATGGCGGAAGGTGGAAGAAGGTACTGGAGGCGAATCCCACGTTCGTGCTCATCCAGTTTGGTCACAATGACATGCCCGGCAAGGGACCCAACCGCGAGACCGATCCCGCCACGACCTACCGCGCCAATCTCATCGCATGCATCAGAGAAGCACGAGACATCGGTGCGCAACCCATTCTCGTCACTTCAGTAGCGCGGCGTGTCTTTGACAATGGAAAGCTCCGCGGTGAATTGAAGCCCTATGCCGAGGCGATGAAGCAGGTGGCAGTGGATGAGAAAGTGCCTCTCGTGGACCTTTTCTCCCGTAGCATGATACTTCTTCAGGAGATGGGCCCAGCAAAGGCTGATGAGTTCAATCCACCGCATCCCAAACCAGGGACAACCGACCGCACGCATCTCAATGCGAAAGGCGCTGAGGTCTTTGCCGCCGTGATTGCGGAGGAGCTGAAGAGGGTGTCACCAGAGGCAGGGAGGCTGCTTCGGTAAGGGGAGGCTGTGGCGCCTCCTTCTGCCCGGATCGAGGGTAATCAATCCGCCTTCTCATCAGCACTGTCATCTGTCGGACCAACCGTGGGAGATGGCGGTGGAGCCACGCTTTCGGCTCCACTGGATGGAGTGCTTTTGGGTGCGGACTTCTCGGAGGGAAGTGAAGCGCTTTTCTTTCGCCCGCCGGACCATGCGCGTTCAGCCCCCTTGAATTTGAAGGGGCGTGGTGTGCGGTTGTTTTGCTTCTGGCTTCGCATGGTCCGGACAGTATCTCATCTTCGTGGCGTCATGCCACACCAATCACCGCACTCTGCGCCGTGGGGGCCAGAGGATGAAGCGCGGCATCTTTGAATCCTGCCTCACCGAGCATCTTCTGGTACTCGGCGAAGGTGTAGGCATCGCCTTCGGGTGTGGTGCCCAGCATCACGAGGCTGAAGCTGGCGGAGGATGGGGGAGAGATTCGGTCGTCGTTCGGTACGAACTCCACAATCACCACCTTGCCACCTGGACGGAGTGCAGCCTTCACCTTTTTGAGGAAGCCGGTGCAGTCTGCGATGTTGAAGTGGTGCAGGAAGTTCGGCACCAGCACCACATCGTAGTTACTGCCGAGATCGACGGTGAAGGCGTTTCCGACAATCTTGCTGAATCGGTCGCCGAGCCCTGCTGCCTTGGCATTCTCCTCGGTGACTGCGAGCACCGCCTCCCAGTCGAGTGCCACAAGATGTGAGCGGGGGCTTTTCTGAGCCAAGGCGATGCCGAAGGTGCCGTGGCTGGCGGAGATGTCGAGCACCTTGGTGTCGCGGGAGGTGTCGAGTTCCACGAGCGCAGCAGCACCTTGGGCGGGGCCGAACATCATGGGTCCCATAGTCCGGGCAAAGTCAATCCACACCGGATGATCTGGCGCCGTGGTGCCTTCTTCGGAGGCATGTACCTTGCCGTTCTTGATGGTGGAGGTGAGACCATCAAAGGCATCCTTGATGCCGGGAGCCGTGAGGAACTTGATCGCATTGCCAAGGTAGGCCGGCGAATTCTTGTCGAGGAAGAAGGCCGTGTCCGAGGTCGGCGCATACCTTGAGTCGTCTTTGGTGAGGAAACCAAATAGGGTCAGCGAATCGCAAAGAATACGGATGCCGCGCACCGGGCACTGGCAGCGATCGGCGAGTTCCCCCGCTGTGGCGGGGACACCGCCAAACGCGTTGAAGACTCCCAAGTCCACGGCGGCCTTGAGTGCAGCGGTCCTCTGATACGCATTGATGGTTTCGAAAAAAAGAGTCGGATTCGGAGGGGTGGCAGGGGCGGACATGGTGGACGAGGGTACTCTGCATTTACAAACTGGCGAGCAAACTTGGATGCCGTTGCCTGCGGGGGCACGGCTCTGGGCGCACACGCGCTTCCACTACTTTCCTTGTGTCAGGTCGTGGAAGACGATGATGGAAGGATTGCCCACGGGCGTGTAGTGGCCCGTGAAGGCGAGGTGGCCAGTCTGTCGGTTCACCCGGAAGGTGGCGATGTTGTCTCCACGCTGGTTGCAGGAATAGAGGAATTCACCCGAGGGATCGAAGCTGAAGCTGCGGGGATAGTCCCCGTGGCTCCACTCCTCCGTGACGAACGTGAGCGTTCCGTCCTTGCCGATGGCAAAGGTGGCGATGCTGTCGTGCAGGCGATTGCCGGCGTAGACAAAACGTCCATCGGTCGAGACGAGTATCTCCGAACAGAAATTGCTGCCCGCGAATCCAGGAGGCAGGCTGGATATGGTCTGGCGCGCGGTCAGCCGTCCCTTCTCACCGTCGTAGTCAAATAGGACAATGGTCGAGCCTTCTTCCTGGATGGAGTACATCCAGCGCCCGCTGGGATGAAAGGCAAAGTGCCTCGGCCCGTCTCCGGGAGGCAGGGAAATGAACGGAGGATTATTGGCCGTAAGCAACCCCTTCTCCGCGTCAAACTTCCAGATGAGTATCTGGTCCAATCCCAGGTCCACATGCAGCACAAAGTGCCCGGAGGGATCAGCCTCGATCATGTGGGCATGAGTTTGATCGTGACCGCTGAAGGCAAAGCTGCCGGGAGGTGCGTTCGTGGCTTTGCGTGGCCCCACAGTTCCCTGGTCCACTTTTACATCAGTCGCCTTCCCCAAGCTGCCATCGGCGAGAATGGGCAGCACAGCGACGGAGCCGCCGAAATAGTTCGCCACCAGCACATGCTTCCCGGAGGGGTGAACACTCAGATGTGCAGGTCCTTTGCCTTCAGAACTGACAGTGTTCAGCAGCTTCAACTGGCCACTTCCGGGATCGATTTGGAATGCGCTTACAGAACCGGCTTCATTGTCTCCAGTCCTCTCGGTTTCGTTTGCGGAGTACAGGTGAGTCCTCGCCGCATTGAAGGCCAGGCAGGAGGGGCTGGTGCCCATCTCCACCACACCACATGGCGTCATCTCGCCAGTGGAGCGGTTGACTTCAAAGAGATGGATGCCCCGCCCATTTCCCGGAGGCAGATCCACCTGGGTCGCCTTCATGTTCTGCAGCGGTGAGGTATAGGTGCCCACATAAGCGATGAGTTTGCCCTTCTGAGCTGATGGCGCTGCTTTCAGCGGCTTTGGCAGGATGAGGCCTGCCGCAAGTGCGGAGGAAAGTTTCAACAAGGAGCGACGCGAATGGTGGATGGGGAGGGGCATGCTGATGGAGGGCGGCAAGACGGATGAAACGGAAACTTTCATCACCTACGCCAGGGATGTCCATGGTATTGCATGGGCATGGAGTGACCGGTTCTGGTGTACGGGTGACTTCCTTTCAGTTGTGAAAAGGCCATTCCGTGGCGATGAATTCCCATGAACACCTGGATCGGCACCTCCGGATTTCAGTACCCCGAGTGGAAGGGCAAGTTTTACCCGGAGACCCTATCCACTGCGAAGATGCTGACGTATTACGCCAGCATCTTCGGCACTACGGAAGTGAATTACACGTTTCGCAGCATTCCCAGTGAAAAGACAGTGAAGCGCTGGAGCGATGAGACGCCTGCGAATTTCCGCTTCAGCTTGAAAGCACCCCAACGTGTCACCCACTTCGCGAAGCTGAAGGATTGCGGCGAGGTCATGGATGTCTTCCACAAGGCCGCCGTGGGTCTTGGAGAGAAGATGGGGCCTGTGCTCTTCCAGTTGCCACCCACCTTCAAGGCAGACACGGCCCTGTTGCGGGACTTCCTGGGTTCTCTACCCAAGGAGTTGCGTGCAGCCTTTGAGTTCCGGCATGAGTCGTGGTTGTCAGACAAGGTCTTCGGCGTGCTCTCGGAGAAGAACGCAGCACTGTGCATTGCGGAGTCGGAGGAGTTTGAGACGCCCCCTGAGGCGACTGCCAAGTTTGGCTACCTGCGTCTGCGACGCGAGGATTACACCGTACCTCAGATCAAGAAGTGGGCGCAGTTTGTACAGGAGCGGGGCAAGGCATGGACGGAGGCCTTCGTCTACTTCAAGCATGAGGAGACCTGCGTGGGGCCGGGATTTGCGAAGACGATGCTGAAGGCCCTGGGGGAGTGATTGGTCTGGAGCAGGGTGGGCTGGCTGGGCTCGTCCCGGGGCGGGAGGAAAAAGAAAGAGATGCCTGGTAGCTGAAATGCGCTAGAAGCGTGTCGTATCGCCGTTCCTCCCATTCCGACTTACGCACCATGCATATCCTCATTCGCCCCGGCCATCTCATTCTCGCTACGGCACTGCTTGCGACCGCTTCCTTCGGCGCTCCGGCCAATGCTCCCAAGCTTCCCAAGGTGCCGTCCAAGCCTATCGCGGTGAAAAAGGAGCTGCTATTTTCCGATGATTTCCAGGGGGCGACTCCAGACAAGATCTGGCACAAGGTCGTGCCTACCTTCGTGGTGGAGAATGGCGTGCTGAAGGGCACGCAGACGCGTGACAAGACCATCCCCGCCGCTGATGGCAAGCCCGAGGTGAGGGCGCACGCGGCGGTGCACGGCTTGGAGATTCCCACGAAGGACAGCGTGGTGGAGGCCAAGATCCGTTTCGATGGAGCGACGATGATTGACGTGGAATTTGATGACCGGAAGTACACCGGCGCCCACTACGGTCACCTCTGCCGTACCCAGGTCCGCTTGAATGGCGTGACCATCATCGATGAGCGTGATGGGAACATGCGCAACGACATCCGTGAAATGCGCAATGATCCCAGCAAGAAGGAGGAAGTGGCAAAGCTGCTGCAGGGCCGGCAGGTTACTTATCCCGCCAAGTTTGAGACCGGCAAGTGGTACAACCTCGTGGTGGAGACGGTGGGAGATGAGATGCGTGTCACCATCGATGGCGAGCCTGTGGCATACCTGAAGTCCTCCGGCATCGCTCACGAGACGAAGTCGAAGATTGAGCTTGGGGTTGCCGGGAAAGATGGCTGCTTTGACGACATCAAGGTGTACAACGCGGAGCCGGTGAAGAAGTAAGGACCAAATCCCAACCGAACGTTTCCATGCCCACCCTACGCGATGGACTCATCATCATGGCTACGCTAGGCGTGGCTATTGGCGCCATGACGGTGGCGCAGGAAGTTCCCGCTCCTGCCCCGCCGTCTTCTCAACAAACGGCAATCATGGGGTCCACCGTCTTTGACTGGACCCAGCTTCCCGTGAAGAAGACGGCGAAGGGCGAGGTGCGCAAGGTGGTACAGGCACCCACGGCCACGCTGGATGAACTGGAGTGCCACATCACCACGCTGAATCCAGGGCAGGAGGCGCATGCACCGCATCAGCATCCGGATGAGGAACTGCTCATCGTTAAGGAGGGCACGGTGGAATCTCTGGTGAATGGCGTTTGGACGAAGCTCGGACCGGGCTCCGTCATTTTCCAGGCCTCCAACCAGATGCACAGCATCCGCAACGCGGGGGACACCCTGGCGACGTATCACGTGATCAAGTGGAACTCGCCCGGCATGCTCAAGAAGAAAGCCGCGGGCAGACTCAAAGCGCAGACGGAGCCTCTAGAGCCGGTAAAGTAGTGCCGGGCTGAAAAAAAGAAGGGAGGTGCCGCCATCGCAGCACCTCCCTTGGAATCACGTTTGGCTCAGCCGCGTGCTTACTTGTTCTTCTTCTTCTCGGCCTTGGCGGCGCGCTTTTCCTTCAGCGACTTCTGCGGCAGTTTCTTTTTCTCCTTCTTGGCGTCTTGCGCTTTCATGGTGGGATTGGGTTGCTGGATTTCTTCTTTGAAAACCGCTGCCGTGAAGGGCGGGCGGCATGAGACTGGGTTAAAACGAATTTGCGATTACGGCAACTTTTATGATCCGCGGCGTTTGCCTGCAGGCATCATTTTGCCCACTTCTTCCTTCCTCGTCGCTACAAAGATGGTGTGATTATGGCGCCGGGCGTGGGCATGGGACTTGCTTGAGACGACATCGACCACGAATCCGGCCTTCCCGAGTTCTTTGCCAAATTGCCGGTCTGGGGTGGCGGACCAGAAGGTGGCGCGGCCTCCGGGCTTCAGTGCCTGCATGATGGCCGCAAGGCCGCGCGCACGGTAGATCCGCGCATTCCCATCTTGCACCATGGCCACGGGACCATTGTCCACGTCCAGCAGAATGGCATCGTAGTGTGCGGCGGGAGCACTCGTGAGCGTCTGGAAGACATCCGCGATGACGACCTTCACCCGTGGGTCATCCAGCAGCGCGCCATTCACCTCCTTGAGGTAGGCGCGGTTCCACGCTACCACCTCGGGCAGTAGCTCGGCGACTTCGACCTTGGCATGGTGGCCCACCAGTTCGAGTGTCTGGCGCAGGGAGAATCCAAATCCCAGTCCGCCGATGAGCACGTGCACGCTCTTTCTGCCCTTCAGACCAGCGCAGGCACATTGGGCCAGCGCCTTCTCGGACTCGGGAGCATTTGTCCCCATGAGCGGCTCGCGATTCACCCGCAGGTAGAAGTGTGCGCCATGCGAGTGCAGCGTGAGTTCCGCGCCCTGGGGAGTGCGCGCTTGAGCGATGGTGACGAAGGGTGTCATGGGGACCGCCTGGAGCGGACAGCCGCTGCCAATCACCTACCAAACGCGCAGGCATGCAGCTCCGCAAGCAGGAAGGGCCGGGCAAAGGGGGCTTCCTGTGCCGCAAGCGGAATGGCGAATGGTCCTGGCGAATGGTCCTTGTGATTGGAAACGGCATGGCGGATGGGTGGAGATGGACCCATATTTTGATGAGCTCGGCCGCACGGTGCTGGAGCGATGGAAGAAGGAGAACTTCTCTCTGGAGACGTTCCCGGACATTGCTCGCGTGGCGCTTGAGGAGCGGCCACCGGCGGAGCATGTGGAGCTGGGGCCATTCATGCGCGAGTTCCTGCTGAATGATGATCAGCCGCTGCAGACCGACTCAGGCTTCGGCCAGCCGGAGCTGGTCGCGTACAATCATCCGCGCTTCTACATCCAGATTCTTTTCTGGCTGGATGGCACCACGGACATCCACCAGCATGAGTTCTCTGGCGCCTTCCATGTTATGGCCGGGTCCAGCATCCATGCGCACTACGTCTTTGAGAACGCGCAGTCCGTGACGCCGCACTTCCGTGTGGGTGACGTGCGCATGAAGCACATTGAGCTGCTGGAGACCGGTCGCACCGTGCCCATCATCTCGGGTCACCGTTGCATCCACTCGCTCTTCCATCTGGACACACCCTCCGTCACCGTGGTGGTGCGCACGCAGCATGATCCGGGCACGGGCCCCCAGTTCAACTACCTGCCGCCGCATATCGCGCTGGACCCGGTCTTCAGCGACACCCTCACCATGCGCCGCAAGCAACTGCTGGAAGTGATGGAGCAGTCCGACGACCCAGACTACGCAGCATTGGTGCAGGAGATGATTGCCGGGCTGGATTTTGAGCGCGGCTTTTTCATCCTGCAGCATGCCATGGGTCATCTCGCCCAGATGGATGAATGGGAGCCGGTGCTGGAAGCCTTTGAAGAGAAGCACGGCAAACTCGCAGCTGGCGTCGCCGCCACCCTGGAGGAGAATGTGCGGCGGGATGCCATCAAGGAGATGCGCAGTTCCATCTCAGAGCCGGAGCACCGCTTCTTCCTTGCGCTGCTCATGAATGTGCCGACGCGCAAGGATTTGCTGGAACTGGTGGCACAGCGATTCCCTGCGATGGCTCCGACCGAAACGGTCCTGCGTTGGGCTATGGAGCTGGCCGGAGAGACGGAGTACTCCTTCGCGATTCTCGACGCCGTATTCCCTGAAGAACCCGGCGTTTCGATGGACGAGCAGCCTGCGTTGTTCTTGGAGGCATTGCGTCACTTCATGACCGGCGCGAAGAAGGCTCCCGCCTCACTGCGCACGCTGACCGCTGCGAAGCTGAAGATGCTGCGGGATGCGTTCACCGCATCGAGCCTCCGAGTGCTGGTGGGTTGAGGAAAGCCTGCATGAAGGCAGGTGCTGGAAGTTCTGCGCATCCTTGAAATCTTCCCTCAACTTTCCCTGTCCTCCGCAGCCACTCATGTCAAGGTACCCCCTATGATCGTGGAGAGACTCAAGTATGTCATCTGGGCTGCGGACATGAGCCGCGCCGTGGAGTTTTATGTGAAGGTCTTCGGCGGCCGGGTGCTCAAGCAGAATGACATCATCAGCGAGGTGGCCATCTGCGAAGGCATCATTGGCATCCATGGCGGTGGTGAAGGCAAGCGAACGTGGACGGGCCTGAGCTTTCAGGTGCCGGACGTCATTGCGGGGGCTGCAGAGATTGTCGCTGCTGGCGGACAACTCACGCGCGAACCCCAACCGGA
The Roseimicrobium gellanilyticum DNA segment above includes these coding regions:
- a CDS encoding rhamnogalacturonan acetylesterase, which encodes MFRRTLLSLALCSLATVAHSNAAESKPVASQQGDKASSQIRVVLAGDSTVTDTAGWGAAFARLLKTEVECVNLASSGQSSKSFRDGGRWKKVLEANPTFVLIQFGHNDMPGKGPNRETDPATTYRANLIACIREARDIGAQPILVTSVARRVFDNGKLRGELKPYAEAMKQVAVDEKVPLVDLFSRSMILLQEMGPAKADEFNPPHPKPGTTDRTHLNAKGAEVFAAVIAEELKRVSPEAGRLLR
- a CDS encoding class I SAM-dependent methyltransferase; amino-acid sequence: MSAPATPPNPTLFFETINAYQRTAALKAAVDLGVFNAFGGVPATAGELADRCQCPVRGIRILCDSLTLFGFLTKDDSRYAPTSDTAFFLDKNSPAYLGNAIKFLTAPGIKDAFDGLTSTIKNGKVHASEEGTTAPDHPVWIDFARTMGPMMFGPAQGAAALVELDTSRDTKVLDISASHGTFGIALAQKSPRSHLVALDWEAVLAVTEENAKAAGLGDRFSKIVGNAFTVDLGSNYDVVLVPNFLHHFNIADCTGFLKKVKAALRPGGKVVIVEFVPNDDRISPPSSASFSLVMLGTTPEGDAYTFAEYQKMLGEAGFKDAALHPLAPTAQSAVIGVA
- a CDS encoding lactonase family protein; this encodes MPLPIHHSRRSLLKLSSALAAGLILPKPLKAAPSAQKGKLIAYVGTYTSPLQNMKATQVDLPPGNGRGIHLFEVNRSTGEMTPCGVVEMGTSPSCLAFNAARTHLYSANETERTGDNEAGSVSAFQIDPGSGQLKLLNTVSSEGKGPAHLSVHPSGKHVLVANYFGGSVAVLPILADGSLGKATDVKVDQGTVGPRKATNAPPGSFAFSGHDQTHAHMIEADPSGHFVLHVDLGLDQILIWKFDAEKGLLTANNPPFISLPPGDGPRHFAFHPSGRWMYSIQEEGSTIVLFDYDGEKGRLTARQTISSLPPGFAGSNFCSEILVSTDGRFVYAGNRLHDSIATFAIGKDGTLTFVTEEWSHGDYPRSFSFDPSGEFLYSCNQRGDNIATFRVNRQTGHLAFTGHYTPVGNPSIIVFHDLTQGK
- a CDS encoding DUF72 domain-containing protein → MNTWIGTSGFQYPEWKGKFYPETLSTAKMLTYYASIFGTTEVNYTFRSIPSEKTVKRWSDETPANFRFSLKAPQRVTHFAKLKDCGEVMDVFHKAAVGLGEKMGPVLFQLPPTFKADTALLRDFLGSLPKELRAAFEFRHESWLSDKVFGVLSEKNAALCIAESEEFETPPEATAKFGYLRLRREDYTVPQIKKWAQFVQERGKAWTEAFVYFKHEETCVGPGFAKTMLKALGE
- a CDS encoding cupin domain-containing protein, yielding MPTLRDGLIIMATLGVAIGAMTVAQEVPAPAPPSSQQTAIMGSTVFDWTQLPVKKTAKGEVRKVVQAPTATLDELECHITTLNPGQEAHAPHQHPDEELLIVKEGTVESLVNGVWTKLGPGSVIFQASNQMHSIRNAGDTLATYHVIKWNSPGMLKKKAAGRLKAQTEPLEPVK
- a CDS encoding spermine synthase, which encodes MTPFVTIAQARTPQGAELTLHSHGAHFYLRVNREPLMGTNAPESEKALAQCACAGLKGRKSVHVLIGGLGFGFSLRQTLELVGHHAKVEVAELLPEVVAWNRAYLKEVNGALLDDPRVKVVIADVFQTLTSAPAAHYDAILLDVDNGPVAMVQDGNARIYRARGLAAIMQALKPGGRATFWSATPDRQFGKELGKAGFVVDVVSSKSHAHARRHNHTIFVATRKEEVGKMMPAGKRRGS
- a CDS encoding VOC family protein encodes the protein MIVERLKYVIWAADMSRAVEFYVKVFGGRVLKQNDIISEVAICEGIIGIHGGGEGKRTWTGLSFQVPDVIAGAAEIVAAGGQLTREPQPEDDEPPHLAMCMDTEGNEIMLTRKRR